CGGCCGCAGCCACGTCGATGTTGTCGTAGCCAACCGCGACGTTGGCGACGATCCTCAGGTCGGGCGCCGCGTCGAGCGTGGCCGCGTCCACGCGGTCGGTGATGACCGTGAGCACGCCCTGCTTCCCCACCAGCCTGGCCCGCAGCTCGTCGTTCGACCAGTCCTCGTTCGAGTCGCTGGCCTCGACGTCGCACTCGGCGCGCAGGCGGTCGATGACGGACGGAGGAACGCGGCGGGTGACGAGAACGCGGGCTCCGGGCACGAGTCGAATCGTATCTCAGTCGGTCGCGGCGTCCCAGCACATCACGACGTCGCCGAGCGCAGACCCAGTCACCTGTCCCGCGCGGCGAGGATCGCCCGCACCAGGTCCTCTGGCACGTCGTCTGGCAGCGTCGCGTCCGGCTCCGAGAAGACGGCGCGCCCCAGTCGGACGGCCGCCCGGTACTGCGAGAGGTACTCCAGGCAGTTCTGGCATCGCGAGAGGTGCCGCTCAAACGGCTCGCTGCACGCGGGCTCGAGCTCCCCGGCGAGGTAATCCACGATGAACGAGGTGAATTCGCGACAGGTCACGAGTCGGGGCTCCTGAAATGCGCGTCGAGCAGCGTTCGCAGGGCCTGCCGTGCTCGATGCAGTCGGATCTTCACCGCGTTGGGGGTCACGCCGAGCAGGCCCGCCACTTCGTTGGTGGTCCGTTCCTCGATGTCCCTCAGCAGCAGCACGGTCCGGTACGCGTCGGGCAGGCGGTCGATCGCCGCTCTGACGAGTTCACGCGTCTCGGCCTGGAGGACGAGGCCGTCGGCAGGGACCACCCACGACCTGAACTGCTCGTCGTGGTGGCCGTCGTCGCGGAAGGCGGGGAGCAGGGCCTCGATCGGGGTCTCCGGCCGGCGACGCCTCGTGCGGAGCCTCATCAGGGCGACGTTGACGACGATGCGATGCAGCCAGGTCGACACCCGGGCATCACCGCCGAAGCCGTCGATGGCTCGAAACGCCGACAGGAAGGCCTCCTGAACGGCGTCCCGAGCGTCCTCATCGCTGGCGAGCATCCGTCGTGCCACCGCGAGCAGCCGGCCGCCATAGGCGCGGACGATCTCCTCGAACGCGGTGGATTCGCGCGCCTGCAACCTTCTGACGAGGTCCGTCTCGTCGACGGCGGGACTGCCTGCGACGGAATCGGTCATGTACGGCGACTCCAGTACGATGACTGCGTCACGACCACGGGCCCGGCCGCAGGCCCGTCTCGCCATCATGTTGCCTGAGATGCCGTGTCGACCGCCAGGTTTCAACGCCGGGCCGGTCTGGCGAAACCTCTGGAGCGCGCCGGCATCCCAGGCAGCACGAAAGGGAGGACGTCCATGACCATCCCCGCTTGCGCCACACGTGTCGGTCTCGTCGCGATTCTTACGGCTCTCGGCGTTACTGCCCCCGTGTTCGCCGAGAAAACGAATGTCTCTCGCGGACTCGCCCTTCACGGTTACGACCCCGTGTCGTACTTCACTGAGGGAAAGGCCGTGAAGGGGCATCCGGACGTGACCGCGACCGACGGGACGGTCACGTACCGTTTCGCGAACATCGCGAATCGTGACATGTTCGCCAGGGACCCGTCGAAATACCGTCCGCAGTACGGAGGTTTCTGTGCCTACGGGGTCTCGCAGGGCTACACGGTCGACGTCGACCCGGAGGCATTCGCGGTCGTCGACGGGAAGCTGTACCTGAACTACTCCAAGCGCGTGCAGCGCACCTGGGACCAGGACCGC
The Acidobacteriota bacterium DNA segment above includes these coding regions:
- a CDS encoding sigma-70 family RNA polymerase sigma factor, giving the protein MTDSVAGSPAVDETDLVRRLQARESTAFEEIVRAYGGRLLAVARRMLASDEDARDAVQEAFLSAFRAIDGFGGDARVSTWLHRIVVNVALMRLRTRRRRPETPIEALLPAFRDDGHHDEQFRSWVVPADGLVLQAETRELVRAAIDRLPDAYRTVLLLRDIEERTTNEVAGLLGVTPNAVKIRLHRARQALRTLLDAHFRSPDS
- a CDS encoding zf-HC2 domain-containing protein yields the protein MTCREFTSFIVDYLAGELEPACSEPFERHLSRCQNCLEYLSQYRAAVRLGRAVFSEPDATLPDDVPEDLVRAILAARDR